A window of Rubricoccus marinus contains these coding sequences:
- the rpoC gene encoding DNA-directed RNA polymerase subunit beta', producing the protein MAFGIKPQAPAPKKQFNSITISLASPESILERSFGEVLKPETINYRSFKPEKDGLFCEKIFGPVKDWECHCGKYKRIRYKGIICDRCGVEVTQKAVRRERAGHITLSVPVVHIWYFKSLPNKIGALLGMKSKDLDKVIYYEQYVCINPGGAASLGIERGTLLTETEYYDVLYRIREDNNRLADDDPEKFVAMIGGEAVETLLKALDLESLAVELRFQAKTETSQARKAEALKRLGIVESFRTANAKMENNPEWMVMKVIPVIPPELRPLVPLEGGRFATSDLNDLYRRVIIRNNRLKRLIDIKAPEVILRNEKRMLQEAVDSLFDNSRRSNSVRSDSNRALKSLSDMLKGKQGRFRQNLLGKRVDYSGRSVIVVGPELGLHECGLPKQMAVELFKPFIIRKLIERGIVKTVKSAKKVVDRRTADVFDILERVIDGHPVMLNRAPTLHRLGIQAFQPVLIEGKAIRLHPLATTAFNADFDGDQMAVHVPLSQDAILEARILMLSAHNIMSPAHGGPVAVPSQDMVLGMYYLTKSRKGLKGHGMRFGSIEQVRQAYDQGLLDLHAMISVKLETATFDGKQAAGEMIETSVGRALFNEIVPEGVGYINDVLTKKNLRIIIGGIFKRTNFPKTAAFLDDVKNLGFGQAMRGGLSFSLSDIVVPDAKFKLITDAEEKVDDIRANFEMGLISENERYNQVIDVWTTTNNEISNVLYDALQNDDEGFNAIYMMADSGARGSREQIRQLGGMRGLMAKPRKSVAGAAGEIIENPIKSNFKEGLSVVEYFISTHGARKGLADTALKTADAGYLTRRLVDVSQDMTVMINDCGTLRGIRTSALKDNEDIVEPLADRILGRVSVHDVRDPLSDEILVERNGLITEEIAAAIAQTSIETVEIRSVLACEADRGACALCYGRNLATGRMVEPGEAVGVIAAQSIGEPGTQLTLRTFHIGGTASRISAESTIETKFGGTIVFENLRTVQNGTGASAKMIALGRSGEVKVMGPEGRQMIAYTIPYGADVTVQEGDVVEKGDVIATWDPYNSVIVSEVGGVLRFQDVIEGTTFREESDEQTGFREKVITETRERNLTPSLVIEGEGGRREYMMPVRARLQVDAGEEIEPGAVLAKLPRQSSKTRDITGGLPRVIELFEARQPSDPAVVSEIDGVVSMGGRKRGSQEVIVTSRDGELEKTYMVSLSKHLLVHENDFVRAGEALSDGQISPQDILSILGPTAVQEYLVNEVQEVYRLQGVTINDKHIETIVRQMMQKVRITDPGDTTFLEGELVDRFVLENTNNGLYDTFVVVDPGDTEIRIGSNINRRRMREANSDMKRQDKRGVEVRDAELAVAEPVLLGITQAALATDSFISAASFQETTKVLTEAAIAGKTDPLLGLKENVIVGHLVPAGTGLRDYKDIVVGSKAELEALHAANEALDRGMSEAGDGSGFSLPNVGPDSTDDAALAEINRRLG; encoded by the coding sequence ATGGCATTCGGCATCAAGCCTCAGGCGCCCGCCCCTAAGAAGCAGTTTAATTCGATTACTATCAGTCTCGCCTCGCCAGAGTCGATTCTGGAGCGCTCGTTCGGCGAGGTGCTCAAGCCGGAGACGATCAACTACCGGTCGTTCAAGCCGGAGAAGGACGGCCTCTTCTGCGAGAAGATCTTCGGTCCCGTCAAGGACTGGGAGTGCCACTGTGGCAAGTACAAGCGGATCCGCTACAAGGGCATCATCTGCGACCGTTGTGGCGTGGAGGTGACCCAGAAGGCGGTCCGACGCGAGCGCGCTGGGCACATCACGCTTAGCGTCCCCGTCGTCCACATCTGGTACTTCAAGAGCCTGCCGAACAAGATCGGCGCGCTCTTGGGCATGAAGTCCAAGGACCTCGACAAGGTCATCTACTACGAGCAGTACGTCTGCATCAACCCGGGCGGCGCGGCGTCGCTCGGCATTGAGCGCGGCACGCTGCTGACGGAGACGGAGTACTACGACGTGCTCTACCGCATCCGCGAGGACAACAACCGCCTCGCCGACGACGACCCGGAGAAGTTCGTCGCCATGATCGGTGGCGAAGCCGTCGAGACGCTGTTGAAGGCGCTCGACCTGGAGTCGCTCGCGGTCGAACTCCGCTTCCAGGCCAAGACGGAGACGAGCCAGGCCCGTAAGGCCGAGGCTCTCAAGCGTCTTGGCATCGTGGAGTCCTTCCGGACCGCGAACGCGAAGATGGAGAACAACCCGGAGTGGATGGTGATGAAGGTCATCCCCGTCATTCCGCCCGAGCTCCGTCCGCTCGTGCCGCTCGAAGGCGGCCGCTTCGCGACGTCCGACCTCAACGACCTCTACCGCCGGGTCATCATCCGGAACAACCGGTTGAAGCGCCTGATCGACATCAAGGCGCCAGAGGTCATCTTGCGCAACGAGAAGCGCATGCTGCAGGAGGCGGTTGATAGCCTCTTTGACAACAGCCGCCGCTCCAACTCGGTCCGCAGCGACTCGAACCGCGCGCTGAAGTCCCTGAGCGACATGCTCAAGGGCAAGCAGGGCCGCTTCCGTCAGAACCTCCTCGGCAAGCGCGTCGACTACTCCGGTCGTTCGGTCATCGTGGTCGGCCCGGAGCTTGGGCTCCACGAATGCGGTCTGCCCAAGCAGATGGCCGTGGAGTTGTTCAAGCCGTTCATCATCCGCAAGCTCATTGAGCGCGGCATCGTAAAGACGGTCAAGAGCGCCAAGAAGGTGGTCGACCGCCGCACGGCGGACGTGTTCGACATCCTGGAGCGCGTCATCGACGGGCACCCCGTCATGCTCAACCGAGCGCCGACGCTCCACCGACTGGGTATCCAGGCGTTCCAGCCGGTCCTCATCGAGGGCAAGGCGATCCGCCTGCACCCTCTGGCGACGACGGCGTTCAACGCCGACTTCGACGGCGACCAGATGGCCGTCCACGTGCCGCTCTCTCAGGACGCGATCCTGGAGGCGCGCATCCTGATGCTCTCGGCGCACAACATCATGAGCCCCGCTCACGGTGGGCCTGTGGCCGTGCCGTCGCAGGACATGGTCCTGGGCATGTACTACCTGACCAAGAGCCGCAAGGGGCTCAAGGGTCACGGCATGCGCTTTGGCTCGATCGAGCAGGTCCGTCAGGCGTACGACCAGGGGCTCCTGGACCTCCACGCTATGATCTCGGTCAAGCTGGAGACGGCGACGTTCGACGGCAAGCAGGCCGCTGGCGAGATGATCGAGACCTCGGTCGGCCGCGCGCTCTTCAACGAGATCGTGCCGGAGGGCGTTGGCTACATCAACGACGTCCTGACGAAGAAGAACCTCCGCATCATCATCGGCGGCATCTTCAAGCGGACCAACTTCCCGAAGACGGCCGCCTTCTTGGACGACGTCAAGAACCTCGGATTCGGTCAGGCCATGCGTGGCGGGCTGAGCTTCTCGCTCTCGGACATCGTGGTCCCAGACGCCAAGTTCAAGCTCATCACCGACGCTGAGGAGAAAGTCGACGACATCAGGGCCAACTTCGAGATGGGCCTCATCTCGGAGAACGAGCGCTACAACCAGGTCATCGACGTCTGGACGACGACGAACAACGAGATCTCCAACGTTCTCTACGACGCGCTCCAGAACGACGACGAGGGCTTCAACGCCATCTACATGATGGCGGACTCTGGCGCGCGTGGTTCGCGCGAGCAGATCCGTCAGCTGGGTGGCATGCGTGGCCTCATGGCCAAGCCTCGTAAGAGTGTGGCCGGCGCCGCTGGCGAGATCATCGAGAACCCGATCAAGTCCAACTTCAAGGAGGGCCTGAGCGTCGTCGAGTACTTCATCTCGACGCACGGTGCTCGTAAGGGTCTGGCCGATACGGCACTGAAGACGGCCGACGCCGGGTACCTCACCCGTCGATTGGTGGACGTGTCCCAGGACATGACCGTCATGATCAACGACTGTGGGACGCTTCGCGGCATCCGCACATCGGCGCTGAAGGACAACGAGGACATCGTGGAGCCTCTGGCGGACCGCATCCTGGGCCGCGTGTCGGTCCACGACGTGCGCGATCCGCTGAGCGACGAGATCCTCGTCGAGCGCAACGGCCTCATCACGGAAGAGATCGCGGCTGCCATCGCGCAGACCAGCATCGAAACCGTTGAGATCCGTTCGGTCCTGGCGTGTGAGGCTGACCGCGGGGCGTGCGCGCTCTGCTACGGTCGCAACCTGGCCACAGGCCGCATGGTGGAGCCCGGTGAGGCTGTCGGCGTGATCGCCGCTCAGTCCATCGGCGAGCCCGGCACGCAGCTAACGCTCCGCACCTTCCACATCGGTGGTACGGCGTCGCGCATCTCGGCGGAGTCCACGATCGAGACCAAGTTCGGAGGCACCATCGTGTTCGAGAACCTGAGAACGGTCCAGAACGGAACGGGCGCGTCTGCGAAGATGATCGCGCTCGGCCGCTCCGGCGAGGTCAAGGTCATGGGCCCTGAAGGGCGCCAGATGATCGCGTACACCATCCCCTACGGCGCCGATGTCACGGTCCAGGAAGGGGACGTGGTGGAGAAGGGCGACGTGATCGCGACGTGGGACCCGTACAACTCGGTCATCGTCAGTGAGGTGGGAGGTGTTCTCCGCTTCCAGGATGTGATTGAGGGCACGACGTTCCGCGAAGAGAGCGACGAGCAGACCGGCTTCCGCGAGAAGGTGATCACGGAAACGCGCGAGCGGAACCTGACGCCGTCCCTCGTAATCGAGGGAGAGGGCGGCCGCCGCGAGTACATGATGCCCGTCCGTGCCCGCCTCCAGGTGGACGCAGGCGAGGAGATCGAGCCCGGAGCTGTCTTGGCGAAGCTTCCCCGTCAGAGCTCGAAGACGCGAGACATTACGGGCGGTCTTCCGCGCGTGATCGAGCTCTTCGAGGCGCGTCAGCCGAGCGATCCTGCCGTGGTCTCTGAGATCGACGGTGTGGTATCGATGGGTGGCCGTAAGCGCGGTAGCCAGGAGGTGATCGTGACCAGCCGTGACGGTGAGCTGGAGAAGACCTACATGGTCTCCCTCTCCAAGCACCTCCTCGTGCACGAGAACGACTTCGTCCGCGCGGGCGAAGCGCTCTCCGACGGTCAGATCTCTCCGCAGGACATCCTCTCCATCCTCGGGCCAACGGCCGTGCAGGAGTACCTCGTCAACGAGGTGCAGGAGGTGTACCGCCTGCAGGGCGTGACGATCAACGACAAGCACATCGAGACCATCGTCCGCCAGATGATGCAGAAGGTCCGGATCACCGACCCCGGTGACACCACCTTCCTCGAAGGCGAACTCGTCGACCGCTTCGTGCTGGAGAACACCAACAACGGTCTCTACGACACGTTCGTGGTGGTGGACCCGGGTGACACCGAGATCCGCATCGGCAGCAACATCAACCGCCGCCGTATGCGCGAAGCGAACTCGGACATGAAGCGCCAGGACAAGCGTGGCGTCGAAGTCCGCGATGCCGAGCTGGCCGTGGCCGAACCGGTGCTCTTGGGCATCACGCAGGCCGCCCTCGCGACGGACTCGTTCATCTCGGCCGCCTCTTTCCAAGAGACGACCAAGGTGCTCACCGAGGCCGCCATCGCGGGCAAGACGGACCCGCTGCTTGGACTCAAGGAGAACGTGATCGTCGGGCACCTTGTGCCTGCCGGTACCGGTCTCCGCGACTACAAGGATATCGTGGTCGGTTCCAAGGCCGAGCTCGAAGCGCTCCACGCCGCCAACGAGGCGCTGGACCGCGGCATGAGCGAGGCTGGCGACGGCAGTGGCTTCTCGCTACCCAACGTCGGGCCGGACAGCACGGACGACGCAGCGCTGGCCGAGATCAACCGCCGCCTGGGCTAA
- the pepT gene encoding peptidase T: protein MTPLTSEIASGARGAAELLRARRSNPVLLSPSRTVPVPASEFALPPVAERFCRYARVYTTSDFDSAAVPTTERQKDLGLLLVNELRAIGATSVEMDDEGYVYATLPSPLAPEAAARLPALGLCAHMDTSPDAPGENVTPLIHPDYNGGRIELPGAPEVDLSPATSPPLADAIGHDLITSDGTTLLGSDDKAGVAVLVQLAADLVASEADAVARGEGPAPRPTIQLLFTPDEEVGRGTDHLDLERWGAEVAYTLDGSGVDSLNVETFNAAEAIVTFHGVGVHPGYARGILVNALRVAADFIASCPAHEAPETTDGRGGYLHPHTASGDVVRAEVRVLLRDFDGSGMDAKRSLVRELASGAAQRHPGSRAEVDIRESYRNMLAYIEDVDPRAVSVAQEAAREMGMDLALEPVRGGTDGARLSEKGVPTPNVFTGGHEFHSVREWNTVQNLERSLAYTHALVRAWGRQ, encoded by the coding sequence TTGCCGAGCGCTTCTGCCGCTACGCCCGCGTGTACACTACGTCCGACTTCGACTCGGCCGCGGTACCCACGACAGAGCGCCAGAAAGACCTCGGGCTTCTCCTCGTCAACGAACTCCGAGCCATCGGTGCCACATCCGTCGAGATGGACGACGAGGGCTACGTCTACGCGACGCTGCCGTCGCCTCTGGCGCCAGAGGCCGCGGCGCGGCTCCCCGCTCTCGGGCTGTGCGCGCACATGGACACGTCCCCAGACGCTCCGGGCGAGAATGTGACGCCACTTATCCACCCGGACTACAACGGCGGCCGCATAGAGCTGCCGGGCGCGCCAGAGGTCGACCTGAGCCCCGCGACGAGCCCGCCTCTGGCGGATGCCATCGGACACGATCTCATCACGAGCGACGGCACCACGCTGCTGGGCAGCGACGACAAGGCGGGCGTGGCGGTTCTCGTCCAGCTTGCCGCAGACCTCGTCGCGAGCGAGGCCGACGCCGTCGCCAGAGGCGAAGGACCTGCCCCGCGCCCGACGATCCAGCTTCTTTTCACGCCCGACGAGGAGGTGGGCCGAGGCACGGACCACCTCGACTTGGAGCGCTGGGGCGCCGAGGTCGCGTACACGCTGGACGGCAGCGGCGTGGACTCCCTCAACGTGGAGACTTTCAACGCCGCCGAGGCCATCGTGACGTTCCACGGCGTAGGCGTCCACCCCGGATACGCCAGAGGCATCCTCGTCAACGCGCTGCGCGTCGCCGCGGACTTTATCGCCTCCTGCCCCGCTCACGAAGCGCCCGAGACGACCGACGGCCGGGGAGGCTACCTCCACCCCCACACGGCCTCTGGCGACGTGGTCCGCGCCGAAGTCCGCGTGCTCCTGCGCGATTTCGACGGGAGTGGCATGGACGCAAAGCGCTCTCTTGTGCGAGAGCTGGCCTCTGGCGCGGCGCAACGCCATCCGGGATCTCGCGCGGAGGTCGACATCCGCGAGAGCTACCGCAACATGCTCGCGTACATCGAGGACGTGGACCCGCGCGCCGTCTCGGTCGCGCAAGAGGCCGCGCGCGAGATGGGCATGGACCTCGCGTTGGAGCCCGTCCGCGGTGGGACTGATGGGGCCCGGCTGAGCGAGAAGGGCGTCCCCACGCCCAACGTGTTCACGGGCGGCCACGAGTTCCACAGCGTGCGCGAGTGGAACACCGTGCAGAATCTGGAGCGTTCCCTGGCGTACACGCACGCGCTCGTTCGCGCCTGGGGCCGCCAGTAG